Proteins from one Rosa chinensis cultivar Old Blush chromosome 7, RchiOBHm-V2, whole genome shotgun sequence genomic window:
- the LOC112175327 gene encoding bidirectional sugar transporter SWEET4, which translates to MVSADAARTVVGIIGNLISFFLFLSPVPTFVRIWKKGSVEQYSPVPYLATLVNCMVWTLYGLPIVHPDSTLVWTINGSGMVIEVVYIILFLIYSDKKKRLMVVLVVAVEIIFLGVLTALVLTLAHTHTKRSLIVGIICIAFNIMMYAAPLTVMKMVITTKSVEYMPFFLSFASLANGLAWTAYALIRFDPFITIPNGLGTVFGLAQLLLYATYYKSTQRQIAERKGREVNLSEVTIDDEPKKIGSHTNQNSHA; encoded by the exons ATGGTTTCTGCAGATGCTGCTCGGACTGTGGTCGGTATTATAG GAAACCTCATCTcattctttttgttcttgtcGCCGGT TCCAACTTTTGTTCGAATATGGAAGAAAGGGTCAGTGGAGCAATACTCACCAGTCCCATACCTTGCAACCCTAGTCAACTGCATGGTGTGGACCTTGTATGGGTTACCCATCGTGCACCCGGATAGCACTCTGGTGTGGACCATAAACGGGTCGGGTATGGTCATCGAGGTCGTCtacatcatcctcttcctcatttATTCCGACAAGAAAAAGAGGCTTATGGTGGTTCTGGTGGTGGCTGTGGAGATCATATTCCTTGGTGTTCTTACCGCTCTGGTTCTCACTTTGGCTCACACGCATACCAAGAGGTCCTTGATTGTGGGCATCATATGCATTGCCTTCAACATCATGATGTATGCTGCACCATTGACCGTCATG AAAATGGTGATCACTACAAAAAGTGTGGAGTACATGCCATTTTTCCTCTCGTTTGCTTCCCTTGCGAATGGTCTTGCCTGGACTGCATATGCTCTCATCCGCTTTGACCCCTTCATCACT ATTCCTAACGGGCTGGGCACAGTTTTTGGTTTAGCTCAGCTGCTTCTGTATGCCACATACTACAAGTCGACTCAGCGACAGATAGCAGAAAGGAAAGGCAGGGAGGTGAACTTGTCAGAGGTGACTATAGATGATGAACCCAAAAAGATAGGCAGCCATACTAATCAGAATAGCCACGCATAA
- the LOC112177306 gene encoding uncharacterized protein LOC112177306 — translation MDRSWVHADRRSHEYKLGGAEFCQFALGNARDPNRICCPCTKCGNVKDFSAQVIKDHLFVNGINTDYVKWTEHGEVVVESGSYTDSESLESEPIESDSVQGNMRADYEVQLDSDVELEGDEDEELSSECNEFKKFVDDANKPLYPGCNRHTKMNVLVRLYNLKAKHGMSDSAYSDWLIAFAEYLPEGNEIPSSVYEAKKSLSALGMDYTKIHACPNDCILYRKQYADDTICPTCGTSRWKICKNKKEREGVPAKVLWYFPHIPRFKRMFQSTETSKALTWHATERNKDGLIRHPADSTAWKLVDEKWADFGNEPRNLRLALSSDGFNPFSSLSNKYSCWPVILVTYNLPPWLVMKRKHMMLTLLISGPKQPGNDIDVYLEPLIDDLKLLWEGVNGVYDAIKNETFTLRALLFWTINDFPAYGNLSGSIVKGYNACPIFLDKTKPTRLVHGVKMAYTIHRLFLGRHHLYRKLRAAFNNQPEHAAAPVPLTGEELLSRVEAEVPHWPKTIDASRLPKIQSDLVETLCELEKYFPPSFFDIMIHLTVHLVREVELCGPVCFRWMYPFERYMKVCKGYVRNKTHPEGCIAECYIAEEALKFLGELFFDDRTVGIPKENITTDKPTSGATVESVYGKQFQQAHLCVLQNTEEFRSYFLEHTEQLKREFPKYKKNKKWLVDKQNMTFAQWVKERVESKVAEPGCDVPEIVRWLADQPSHEVPKFSGYRIGGVQYNTKLRDDLRSTQSSGVYLVAKTPQVASAKDKNPITEDMSFYGVITEIWELDYGHFRVPIFKCDWVENEKGVREDDLGFTLVNLNRKGYLNDCFVLGKSVEQIFYVEDPVDRRWAVVVRVPKRDYIDYVEEDDVGDTILSHPPHRNYNASYSVT, via the exons ATGGATAGGTCATGGGTGCATGCTGATAGGAGATCTCATGAATATAAGTTAGGGGGGGCAGAGTTTTGTCAGTTTGCTTTGGGAAATGCTAGAGACCCTAACCGTATTTGTTGTCCTTGCACAAAGTGTGGAAATGTGAAAGATTTTTCTGCACAAGTGATAAAGGATCACTTGTTTGTAAATGGGATTAACACAGATTATGTGAAATGGACAGAACATGGGGAGGTTGTAGTGGAGTCGGGATCATATACGGATAGTGAAAGTCTTGAATCAGAGCCAATTGAATCTGACTCTGTACAGGGTAACATGAGGGCAGATTATGAAGTACAATTAGATAGTGATGTGGAGTTGGAaggtgatgaggatgaggagcTTTCGAGTGAGTGTAATGAATTCAAGAAATTTGTTGACGATGCCAACAAACCCTTGTACCCTGGTTGCAATAGGCACACCAAGATGAATGTGCTTGTGAGGCTTTACAACTTGAAAGCCAAGCATGGGATGAGTGATTCGGCTTACTCGGACTGGTTGATTGCCTTTGCTGAGTATCTGCCGGAAGGAAACGAGATACCTTCCTCTGTGTACGAAGCAAAGAAGAGTTTGAGTGCATTAGGAATGGATTACACCAAAATACATGCCTGCCCTAATGACTGTATTCTGTACAGAAAACAATATGCCGATGACACTATTTGTCCTACATGTGGTACATCTAGGTGGAAAATAtgcaaaaacaagaaagaaagagagggagtCCCTGCAAAAGTGTTATGGTATTTCCCTCATATTCCTAGGTTCAAAAGAATGTTTCAATCAACTGAAACATCAAAGGCCTTAACTTGGCATGCCACCGAGAGAAACAAGGATGGCTTAATTCGTCATCCTGCAGATTCTACTGCTTGGAAGTTGGTAGATGAAAAATGGGCAGATTTTGGTAATGAGCCACGAAACCTACGACTTGCATTGTCATCAGATGGGTTCAATCCCTTTAGCTCCTTAAGCAACAAGTATAGTTGTTGGCCCGTTATTTTGGTAACCTATAATCTACCTCCATGGTTGGTAATGAAGAGGAAACACATGATGCTTACCTTATTGATATCGGGCCCTAAACAACCAGGAAACGACATCGATGTTTACCTTGAACCATTAATAGATGACTTAAAGCTGCTATGGGAAGGGGTGAATGGAGTTTACGATGCCATcaaaaatgaaacttttactCTTAGGGCTTTACTATTCTGGACAATCAATGATTTTCCAGCGTATGGTAACCTTTCAGGGAGTATAGTCAAAGGCTACAATGCATGTCCGATTTTCCTTGATAAAACAAAACCTACAAGGCTAGTTCACGGGGTAAAGATGGCCTACACCATTCATCGACTATTTTTAGGAAGACACCATCTTTACCGAAAGCTAAGGGCTGCTTTCAATAACCAGCCAGAACATGCAGCAGCTCCAGTGCCATTGACTGGAGAAGAATTGTTGAGTAGGGTGGAGGCTGAAGTTCCACATTGGcc CAAGACTATAGATGCTTCAAGGCTTCCCAAAATCCAAAGTGATCTGGTCGAAACTTTGTGTGAGCttgagaagtactttccgccatCTTTCTTTGACATAATGATTCATTTAACAGTCCACTTGGTTAGAGAAGTTGAGCTATGTGGACCGGTTTGCTTCCGATGGATGTATCCTTTCGAAAGATATATGAAGGTTTGCAAGGGCTATGTTAGAAATAAAACGCATCCGGAAGGGTGCATTGCTGAGTGTTACATAGCTGAAGAGGCGCTTAAGTTTTTAGGTGAACTTTTCTTTGATGATAGGACTGTTGgcatcccaaaagaaaacatcaCAACTGACAAGCCTACCTCTGGTGCAACTGTTGAGTCTGTTTATGGCAAACAATTTCAGCAAGCTCATCTCTGCGTGCTTCAAAACACTGAAGAATTTAGAAGCTACTTTTT GGAACACACGGAACAGTTGAAGAGGGAGTTTCCCAAgtacaaaaagaataaaaagtggTTGGTGGACAAACAAAACATGACTTTTGCTCAGTGGGTGAAGGAGAGG GTTGAATCAAAGGTTGCTGAACCAGGTTGTGACGTCCCTGAGATTGTGAGGTGGCTAGCAGATCAACCAAGCCATGAAGTCCCGAAGTTTAGTGGTTACCGAATAGGGGGAGTGCAATATAACACTAAGTTGCGCGATGATCTTAGGTCGACACAAAGCAGTGGGGTTTATTTGGTTGCTAAGACTCCTCAAGTAGCTAGTGCTAAGGATAAAAACCCTATTACTGAAGACATGAGCTTTTATGGGGTGATTACCGAAATATGGGAGCTTGACTATGGTCATTTTAGGGTTCCTATTTTTAAGTGTGATTGGGTAGAGAATGAGAAGGGTGTTAGAGAAGATGATCTTGGGTTCACTTTAGTTAATTTAAATAGGAAAGGTTATCTAAATGACtgttttgttttgggaaaaagtGTGGAGCAAATATTTTATGTTGAAGACCCTGTAGATCGTAGGTGGGCAGTTGTGGTGAGAGTCCCAAAAAGAGATTACATTGATTATGTTGAGGAGGATGATGTTGGGGACACCATTCTTTCCCACCCCCCCCATCGCAACTACAATGCCAGCTATTCAGTCACATGA